The Acidobacteriota bacterium region GCCCTGCGCGGTTTTGGCAAGGCGGCGTTCTGCCATATCTCCGACGGCGTCCAGAAAATCCAGTTCTACATCAAGAACGACGTCTCCGATGCCGGCTCCGTCGCCCTGTTCAAGCAGCTGGACCTGGGGGACATCGTCGGCGTCGACGGCCGGCTGTTCCGGACGCGCACCGGCGAGCTCACCATTCTGGTGCAGCGGCTCACCCTCCTGGCCAAGTGCTACCTGCCGCTGCCGGAGAAGTGGCACGGCCTGACCGACGTAGAGATCCGCTATCGCCAGCGCTACCTCGATCTCATCGTCAATCCGGAAGCGCGGCGGATTTTTCAGCGGCGGTCCGCCATCGTCCAGCAGCTCCGCCGCTTTCTCGAAGCGCGCGGCTACCTCGAGGTGGAGACGCCCATGATGCACCCGCTCGTGGGCGGGGCCACCGCGCGGCCGTTCATCACCTACCACAACACGCTCGACATGAAGCTCTACCTGCGGATCGCCCCCGAGCTCTACCTCAAGCGCCTGGTGGTGGGGGGCATGGAGCGCGTGTACGAGATCAACCGGAACTTCCGCAACGAGGGAATCTCCACCCAGCACAATCCCGAGTTCACCATGCTGGAGTTCTATCAGGCCTACAGCGACTTCCGCGACCTGATGGCGCTGACCCGGGAGATGCTGACGGAGACTGTGGACGCCGTCTGCGGCACCCGCCTGGTGCCGTTCAAGGAACATGTCATCGATTTCGACGGCTGGCGGGAGTTCACGCTCCGCGATGCCATCCGTCATTTCTGGACGGCGCCAGGCCCTCGG contains the following coding sequences:
- the lysS gene encoding lysine--tRNA ligase, with translation MSSPETVLTQHRQRKLDEIRAMGVDPYPHKFAFDATVSETVTRYATMDHSQLDAESHRVRTCGRILALRGFGKAAFCHISDGVQKIQFYIKNDVSDAGSVALFKQLDLGDIVGVDGRLFRTRTGELTILVQRLTLLAKCYLPLPEKWHGLTDVEIRYRQRYLDLIVNPEARRIFQRRSAIVQQLRRFLEARGYLEVETPMMHPLVGGATARPFITYHNTLDMKLYLRIAPELYLKRLVVGGMERVYEINRNFRNEGISTQHNPEFTMLEFYQAYSDFRDLMALTREMLTETVDAVCGTRLVPFKEHVIDFDGWREFTLRDAIRHFWTAPGPRPEPEQLNTRAGVVALLERISIGYPPKESYGKLLGLLFEEVVEHQLVQPTFIYDYPVELSPLSKRKPDEPGFVERFELYIAGMEIANAYSELNDPIDQGERFREQVRQREGGDEEAQMMDEDYIRALSYGMPPTAGEGIGIDRLAMILTNSPSIRDVILFPLMKPEAPAAAPDEAGTEAAPGPEAAGS